The following are from one region of the Paraglaciecola sp. L1A13 genome:
- the rutC gene encoding pyrimidine utilization protein C produces the protein MSKKSIIPPGTGKPLAPFVPGSMADNVLYVSGTLPFDKENNVVYVGDAEAQTRHVLDIIKSVVEEAGGTMEDVTFNTLLLTDWANYGAINKVYAEYFPGEKPARYCIQCGLVKPDALIEIATVAHIG, from the coding sequence ATGAGTAAAAAATCGATAATTCCCCCAGGAACAGGTAAACCATTAGCCCCTTTTGTTCCGGGCTCGATGGCAGACAATGTTTTATATGTCTCTGGCACTTTGCCCTTTGATAAAGAAAACAACGTGGTTTATGTGGGTGATGCAGAAGCTCAAACACGCCATGTTCTAGACATCATAAAATCAGTGGTCGAAGAGGCAGGAGGTACCATGGAAGATGTCACATTTAATACCCTATTGCTCACCGATTGGGCAAATTATGGGGCTATCAATAAGGTATATGCAGAATACTTTCCTGGCGAAAAACCAGCTCGATACTGTATTCAATGTGGCTTGGTAAAACCCGATGCACTCATTGAAATTGCTACTGTAGCGCATATTGGTTAA
- a CDS encoding flavin reductase — protein MNALSEVKPNELMCISPEAFKDGMANLAGAVNIVTTVGKSGKVGFTATAVCSVSDNPATMLVCLNRNASVYQTFKDCNTLAINTLGVGQDNLSNLFGGKASMGDRFANGEWETLTTGSPILSNAAVSFDCIVIAKHSVATHDVMYCEVVAISQNASAGSLIYHQRSYQQISAKAD, from the coding sequence ATGAACGCGTTAAGTGAAGTAAAACCCAACGAATTAATGTGTATTTCACCTGAAGCTTTCAAAGATGGAATGGCTAACCTTGCTGGGGCTGTGAACATAGTGACCACTGTAGGTAAAAGCGGCAAAGTAGGCTTTACCGCAACGGCAGTATGTAGCGTTAGTGACAACCCAGCAACCATGCTCGTGTGCTTGAACAGAAATGCATCTGTGTACCAAACCTTTAAAGATTGCAACACATTAGCAATTAATACCTTGGGCGTTGGTCAAGACAATCTATCGAACCTGTTTGGAGGTAAAGCCTCTATGGGCGATCGTTTCGCCAATGGGGAGTGGGAGACCTTAACCACCGGCTCACCAATACTAAGTAACGCAGCGGTATCATTTGATTGCATCGTGATAGCCAAACATAGTGTGGCAACACATGACGTCATGTACTGTGAAGTCGTTGCTATTTCTCAGAATGCGTCGGCAGGCTCACTTATATACCACCAGCGCAGCTATCAACAAATTTCAGCTAAAGCGGATTAA
- the rutD gene encoding pyrimidine utilization protein D, with protein MYYEIHGLAAADAPVLVLSSGLGGSANFWQSQLPALTKKYCVLIYDHLGTGRSPAELAHDYSIASMASELIALLDELHIAKCHIIGHALGGLVALHIAASSPERVISMVLVNAWSSPNPHTTRCFNIRLAILDNCSHSVYLQTQALILYPPDWIVGNIQTLEKEEQHLLANFPDKTNLLARINALSQFNIDDKLASLTVNTLVIANKDDILVPWQRSQWLADSLPHATLVLFDYGGHACSVTTPTDFNNTLLKHLETF; from the coding sequence ATGTATTATGAAATTCACGGATTAGCTGCCGCTGACGCCCCGGTGTTAGTGTTGAGCTCGGGTTTAGGTGGCTCTGCCAATTTTTGGCAGTCTCAGCTGCCAGCGTTAACAAAAAAGTATTGCGTGCTCATATACGACCATTTAGGAACCGGCAGAAGTCCCGCAGAATTAGCACACGATTACTCAATCGCATCAATGGCAAGTGAGTTAATCGCCTTACTTGATGAACTGCATATAGCCAAATGCCATATTATCGGTCACGCGCTAGGAGGATTAGTCGCCTTGCACATTGCAGCTAGCTCTCCTGAAAGAGTCATCAGTATGGTATTGGTCAACGCTTGGAGTAGCCCTAACCCGCATACCACCCGCTGTTTTAATATTCGTTTAGCCATATTAGATAACTGTTCTCACAGCGTATATCTGCAGACTCAGGCGCTGATCCTATATCCACCAGATTGGATAGTAGGAAATATCCAAACGTTAGAGAAAGAAGAGCAACACTTATTGGCCAACTTTCCTGACAAGACAAATTTACTGGCCCGTATTAACGCACTTAGCCAATTTAACATTGATGATAAATTGGCCTCCTTAACGGTTAACACCTTAGTCATCGCCAATAAAGATGACATATTAGTGCCCTGGCAGCGCTCACAGTGGCTAGCGGACTCATTACCTCACGCTACATTAGTCCTCTTTGATTATGGAGGGCATGCCTGCTCGGTGACCACTCCCACTGATTTTAACAATACACTCCTAAAGCACTTAGAGACTTTTTAA
- a CDS encoding malonic semialdehyde reductase: protein MTTQLSRTALEQLFTQAHTHTSWHDSPVPESIIKQLYELIKFGSTSANCSPGRFVFIGSDEGKEKLKPCLSSGNVEQTMTAPCTVIVAYDEAFYEELPTLFPYADARSWFTSSPEAAYETAMRNSSLQGGYLICAARALGLDVGAMSGFNPTLLNETFFGDTTWKVNFLLNIGFGNKDKAHKRLPRLDFEQACKVI, encoded by the coding sequence ATGACAACCCAGCTATCAAGAACAGCTTTAGAGCAGCTTTTTACCCAAGCCCATACCCATACGTCCTGGCACGATAGCCCCGTGCCTGAGAGTATTATTAAGCAACTCTATGAGCTAATAAAATTCGGTTCGACGTCTGCGAACTGTAGCCCAGGACGCTTCGTTTTCATTGGCTCTGACGAGGGCAAAGAAAAACTAAAACCTTGCTTATCGAGTGGCAATGTAGAGCAAACCATGACAGCACCATGCACTGTGATCGTTGCCTATGATGAAGCGTTTTATGAAGAACTGCCGACATTGTTTCCCTACGCCGATGCACGTAGCTGGTTTACATCTAGTCCTGAGGCCGCATACGAAACCGCAATGCGCAATAGTTCGCTACAAGGTGGCTATTTAATTTGCGCTGCAAGAGCACTAGGGTTAGACGTAGGTGCCATGTCAGGCTTCAACCCAACACTTTTAAATGAAACCTTCTTTGGGGACACCACATGGAAAGTTAACTTTTTACTGAATATAGGATTTGGTAACAAAGACAAAGCACACAAACGCTTACCTCGCTTGGACTTTGAACAAGCATGTAAAGTGATATAA